In the genome of Onychostoma macrolepis isolate SWU-2019 chromosome 10, ASM1243209v1, whole genome shotgun sequence, the window tttacttattttattgctACAATACTTAATTAGACTGTCAAACATATCAACATTAGTCATTATGTGCTCACCTGTTTTGAATAAATCTTTAATAACTTGTTGACAGGCATGCCAGCCTCCTCTCCATCAAACTCCAGCCAGAGTATATGCGAGTCTCCCTCTGTCTCTGGATAGCTGTGATCCCAGGAAAGCTCACTGAACTTGAGACCCAGGAGGACGTGCTTCTCTTTCACATCCATGACATATACTCCTTCCAGACTGATGCCCACACTCACAGCCTTACGGCCACCTCTGTGAAGGAGGCCCTGGGCTGGCTTGTCTATCTCACCCATGAAGAAAGCACATCTGcaaaaatacacatatgtaaGGCTCAGACACTTCATATTTGAACAACTTTCCACTTGCAGTAATCGTACCCGTAGTAAGGCAGGGTGTGGCAGCTCCTGAGGTACTGGTGCAGCAGAGCAATGGGTTCCAGACTGGAGCCAGTGGCAGCAGAGGAGATGACTGAACGATACTCCTTTATAAGTTTTTGCTCCATCTCTGCATTCCTCCCGCCTCTCCCCCTCAGCGTGGAAAGAAAACCTCCTCCTCCTAATGCAGCATGGGCCGGTAGGAATGAGGACAGCTTCTTCTCTCTGAAAAAGAAAGCAATTACcgcaaattataattattaacaaattataCTGCAATGGTCAGCTAATTAATTGTAGGACGGAACGatgaaaacataataaaattctaaaaattacatttaaataagagtttttataattaaaaaactcaaaacacaaTACTTACACATGTACTTAGTACAGTAACTATAATTACAGTAACTTGTGTCCTCATCTAGTTATCTACTAAATCTGGCATTGTGTATTACAGCTAATTTTGGCTCTTAGATGAATTGCTCTGTGCCTCTTtcgtaagttgctttggataaaagcatctgctaaatacataaacataaatgcagtaaattatgcataatatcAAGCAAATAACCATAAACCAAACCTTCAATTTACATGTTGTTAATTAACATTACtcaggtttcactttattttgaggtgtTGACACAAATAAGTACTaagactgaaaataaaaaaaattggacAAAAAAAGGGAATTGAAACCTCAACTTCACATTAtagggacagttcaccccaatatgaaatttctgtcattaattgctcgccctcatgtcgttccaaacccgtaagaccttcattcatcttcggaacactgatgtcacatggactatttaaccgatgtccttactacctttctgggcctagGAACAttagttacattgctgtctatacaGGATCAGATAGCTCTATGATTTCAtcgaaatatcttaatttgcgttcccgaagatgaacgaaggtattacaggtttggaatgacatgagggttagtaattaatgacacaattttcatttttgggtgaactaatcaCTGTGAATTAATCACTGATGTAGGAGCAGAGAATGTCACCTGATTGCCGGTGTTAGAGTCTGGTCATCAAGCCCAGTCCCCAGCTCAATGGCACAGGACAAAGCTCCCAATGTCAGCCAGTGTTCTGGGTCACAGGGGTAACGACCCTCTAAGACATTCATTTTGGCCTCTCCATAAAGTAGCCTCAACACTCCTTCATCTTCAATCTGACATTACAAAATATAGATGTTACACACATAAATTCACATCATGGAATcacaaaacaaatttttaaattaacttatttaatataatcaaaattaaaacaatgagTTTTGCCATAACTGAAGCAGAAATACTAGAAATACCATAGGCTACATGGGTCTTTGAGTCAAAAGCCTGGTGCACACTGTATGTCTGAGGTAAACATGAGGAATTGTAAAAGACTTTGCATGTCTATATGATTGATATTTAACATAAGTCTCTTTAGGAAGCTTTATATTATGATCGCTGTGAAGAATAAGCGGTCCATGACCTCCACTGGCTAGCCTAATGACTCCAGACACAAACGCTCAATCAAGTCCAAAGTCTTTGATAAGATGTAGAGTACAGCGTTGCACAGTCTGACATGCAAGGCATCTGACACTGTACATGTGGCTTTGGCTTTTGTGCAACATCTCTCTGGGGTCATATTGCATAATCTGACAAGCAAACATCTTAGCagacaaagaaaaacacaaagtgTGCACTGggcttaaagggatatttcacccaaaagtTTCATCATATACTCAGCCTCATGTGGTTCCAAGCCTGGCTTACCTTcttcaataaaatatttttttaaatgaatgaatgaatataatgaaagtcaCTGGGGTCTAAAACTGCATTGGACCCTATTAACTCATgatatggacaaaaaaacactgaaacattcttcaaaatatcttcttttgggCCACACTGACCTCCGAAAAGAAATAAGTCATACATGACTTTGGAaatacatgagggtgagcaaataagtgaatcttcattttttcatgaacattcctttaaaacactaaaaaacacACCTGAAGTTCTTTTGACCTGGGATAAAATACATTTCTCTTGTACAGAAGACAAGGCTCATCTGAAAAACACAAggatttgttattattaaaccCCTCAAATTTCAAGTGAATCAAAATGTGCAAAAGCAAACACACAAGCATACCTTGAGAAATGTCTTCTGGGGGGGCCTCGGTAAAGCGGTACAGCAGGTCCTGccactgacgacacagcttataGGGCAAATGTTTCGGCTTCAACTGCAGGTCTGTTCAAACATATCACAACAAAATGAGGCTAAAGGTGGGAAACAATAAGAAGGACTccataaaaaaatatgacaaTCAAACGCTAGGGCGGATTTCATCTGTTAATCAATAAGACTATATGTCTAACTAAAGGTTGGAACAGAACACACAACTTTTGCCCAGAATTTTGCCCTGATTTTTAGTATGGATGAGTTGACACTGGTAGCCGAAAGTCAgtgccagtctgcagattttggGCAGACAGAGTTGACAGATAACACAgaggtttttttaaatgcatattgcttttttttgtcatgttttcctCTGTATCCATTACAAAGTTGGCAAGTGTATACTGCCTAGTGTTTTCAAATCTGTACCAATTATAAAAGCCATGTAGTGCATTCCAgacattaaaaagtaaaaagctGCCCTTGTTTTAAAAGACACCAAATAATCCACAAATGCCAGCGGGTGACTTTAACGCCCTGAGCACTTCCTGATGTCCCCTCCCAACGCTTCACTTGCAAATCAGCCAAAGGGACTGTAAATGCCGTCATTGTGCTTGCCCTTCTTCGTTACCTAAATACGAAAAGGTCATAAATTCTGTATCAGTCTGACATCTGACCAGAGCACAAAAGAACGATCATTACCAAGCAAAGGAGAGCAGAACCAGAAAGCAAACACATCTACGGCAGAGTTGGGAATGTTGAGGGCTTCTCGGACATTGCGGCCGAGCTCTTGCGCATTCATACAGCCGAGACCCTCCAAAGTCAAGTGCACTGCACTGTCGCTTGCCAAGTACACCAACAAATCCTGAGCTGGAGAAACACAAGATGGACAAACGATCACATCAGGTCCAGCATGATGAGATCAGGACCtccagatcagatcagatcaagAGAGGAGAACTAACCTCTGGTGACTGAGGAAGCCACACTTCCTCTCTGGGAATGAGAGTGCTCTGATGGCTCAGGGGGGAAGTCGTCATCATCTCCCTCCATCTAATCCAGAAACAATCACAAGTACTGAGTAGGAAACACCAGgcatttttattgctttttgttATTGGAATATTCTGTACAAACTAAGCATAAATAGAAGAAAAAGTCATCATTTGGATAGTAGTTTTCAGAGCAAAATTATCAGTCATAAGCATaaacaagttttaaaaaaacattgaagGCTAACGCAGCAACTTTTAAGTTCCTTGAAGCATTGTATGTTTTACAGTTTGTTTTCACTATTTGTACCGTAAATCTCACCTTGTTTACTATACCTGTTggttaaaatactgtaatactgtcaaaaaacaaaacaaaaaaaagagtagggaattaaaagaaaaaggaaaagacAGCTGACGTCCTATTCTGACCGGCTAACGTTAGCTAGCTACTCCAGTAACTGGCTggacaacaaacaacaaacagcaACATACCGAGACACTGTCCTTCGTCTCAGAAGCTTCTTTCTTGATGAAAGCAGGCAGAAAAAGCAGCAGTATTTGGGGGGATTAAGTTACATAAAAGCTGAGAGTATGACGGCAGCAGCAGCGCAGCTGGATAATGTTCTTAAAACAGCGCCCACCAGAGAAATCAGCAACAACCGGGAAGACGCTTCATGACCGCCGAAGCGCCGCGCTAGCACTCGCCGAGAGAGGGCGCGCCACAGCCCAAAGTCCAGTTTTTGCAGTTGGCACTGggaaattttgtaaatttatccTCAAAAACACTTAATTAAACTTGAATGTTTTATAGTAGCAATGCATTTGCTTTTTTGTATAGTAGCTATGCATTTGGATATGGtcattcattcatgtatgaCTACTTATATGTTgagtaaaataattgtatctctTTGCTGATTTATAAAGTAAATGGGCTTCATACTTATGGATTGGCATTCCATACACATACTAGAGGACTCTCGTCTCCTCCTGGCAACGCCAAGTCTGTCAGTGTTTGCGGTCCACGTGATTCATTCTCATCATTGGCAAGAGTTAATGCCATCTGCTACTGCTTTGGGTTGCATAAACCGAATAATAAAGatgtttttgaatttattttaatagtcaCTGCATACAGCCTagttacattttgaattttagttttaCAAATTGGAAAACGGGGAATAAGGGAATCTAAAATGCCGCTGCAAGATTAAGAACGCAGGTCACACCTCtattcatcaatttgcactggctaccaatagctgctagTAAAATtaaaggcattaatgtttgcctaccaAACCACCTGAActgctctgcacccctttacctaaattcagtaGGCCTACTTCAGACCTATGTGCCtttagaagcttgcgttctgcaattGAACGACGCTTTATTGTGCCaccccaaagaggcacaaaatcactttcatggactttttcattaactgttcccatctggtggaatgacctgtccagctcaatccgagcagcggagtccttagccatcttcaagaaacggctaaaaacacttctcttccatctttatttgaccctctaaaggtcattgcacaccgaGTACGAAATTTTcgcatgttaaaaaataaataggatTTCACTTTGTGTCATTCACGTTTACACCTCCGAAACTTTCCTCCATCATAAAgaaattcggatcaggttcgattttctgcgttttcgcatctgtagcatgcatttgataggaaaggatgaggaatacgaAAAAACGCACGCGGACTCAGTGTATAATGACcttaactctagcactctctattctaattctattttatctatctgtcctctttttatttaaaaaacaaaacaaaaaaaaacacacacacacacaattgaccctctatcaattgcatatttattctctaactgctagctatttatttgtttggccagtgtcatcgtgggttttggttcttttgctgtaaggacctttgaaataactcaaataatttggtgaagtgatatggtcatgtaatgcggtcaagacctGCCTGGAACTACTTTCGCCGTgagtttccctgaaaataattgcacaccttagaacgttcgtcagccaatcagattcaagcattcaacggccccgtagtataaatcaaaataaagagCCAAgcctctgcttttaaacaacaacaacaaaaaaactattttattctatcttcatgtgtttatgttttATCACCACTTGAATGCAGATAGGTTTCCTCAgaaatacaacatttttatcaaagtagtgcattttcatgcaaattacattcagatgtcatattctttcacctgtaaataattatatgaataactgaaattgcattcaataaacagaacacacacacacacacacacacataggctacatacatacatataggctactgtacacacacacacacacacacacagagagagagatcacgcacacacatatacataacaGTTATACATATTCAGATCGACGGGTTATCGGTCTATCCACGACACAACCAGAGATTTTTGTGTCTGTAAACGCATCTCCCTCACTGACTAGACTATTTCGTCCCGATCGGATTCACAATGGTGAAAACatgatctacattttctctgatccttccgtttatgggtgtttcttcaactaggggcacttttagccttgtgaagttgaattaaaaaaacttgttcaaaagtcacgaaacacagtctcataagtttaaatattttgtctagttttaaggtctgtaagaggacaaacttagattacaagagaaattaatatttcacatttttccgACCTacaatgaacaaatgtcatttccaccacatctcaatATACAGCGGTTATTTAATATAGAATAACTTATGCCACTCAAGAATTGTCTAAGATCATCTTTCTaactagttttaccagtttttccacaatgtacaataattatacatttgtcaatgagataaattaactgctctaaggaccaaatgctgagctgtacacctgtcacactctgaaatttaatattgttttgggtaagagcttattagaaaataaataacttacatttttatattaagtagagcatgatctcataaattgtggatacatttttaatgtgtgatgagaaccttttaaatatttttaaaaaatgtgtggtgATGGAAAGGACAATGAATTAACTtgaatgtagagaaacagtagagatatttattagaaaaagtcttaaactcatcacactcattaaactcaattcacaaagtcattaaacatagcaattgtactttgtaaccataaatgtcatttccaccacagagggCAGtttggtggaaatgacatttctgtagttttttgtgaaaaaatggaagatagcttcactgattagctttgaattaatgcttagcatttcatgtatgcaaaatactcttatttaacttaaaattttagctttttaaaaacacccttgaaggTACAGTATGTTAAGAAATgacatagaataaatatattaactgatcaagcaatatttaccttgatttttcttcatttgttgttgatgaaaatttaaattccctccatgtccaacatgtgctctgatgtcactgaacatttccatagaaaccaccaaaacaatctttcacacaaatgttttaaagagacattacagtgttgtgatggaaatgacaccaatactgtgcgacagctatattttgtataaaaagtaatattgatagtggtcTCATAATTAAATACTatgatgtattttaattattttactagtgcttaattcaggtacattaatagttaccagataagtcatatttttaaactgtattttcattgttgaagtttaaaagtctgggtgtgcgacaaggagaaaacagtgattttgacacctataaggaggtagaaaagtatgaaaaaaattataatagaaagatagtaaaaagtttttaaggtggttttattgttagtttgacaaagaaagaggaatttgtccaaaattatatgtattttttaaaaatatgaccaatgaacataaaagtgccccatagtctaagaatcacTCTTATGCCAATCGTCTTGTATTCGCACCCGGACGACCCGGAAATCTCGTAACTCATTCAGTTACATGCGCTAGGGCTTTCCTTACCGTAATATACCTAGAACACGGATTGCCGTAAAAACTCGTCTTTGGCGGGAAGCGTTGTTAATTGAAGAGACATCTCGTCAATGGCGGGGAAAGAAACATTAACATTCCTAAACATAACCCTCCTAAAATCCTAAACTTAAGGCCTATCCTACCTCAACAGaagtaataatacatttttcctGGAAGAACGAATAAAATTGCGATCTGGGATCGACTTCCGGACAGCAGATGGAGTAGAAGTGTTTGCACATATCTCCCGCTCTAACGGTTTCTTTTGAGCCACTCCATAAGTTCATTTCACTTGTAAACGGATCATAAGGACGAAATGTATACTCTTTTGTTAACATGACCACAAAAGCGAGTAAATAAAGTAGAAAAGAAACCAAAACGGACCCCCATTCCAGCGAGCCCAATATGGCGGGGATTGTTAAACTGTTGGATGAACATCACCATGGCTTATCATGAGGCTTGAGCAGcgactattaaaaaaacaacaacaacaacacctaAAAGAGGCAAACTGATGTTCCAAGGTAGCCAAATCGCCATATCCATGGGTACCAAAGACGTCACTTCCGCTATGCTCGCCGCTATATGAGACATCCATATGAGATTTAATAGATAATATTAATTAGCTAGCTTACTACACAATCTGAATAATGTCAATTTAGCTAATATTAGCAcaatttataattattcattcTTTCTGGACAAATTACTGTTTGAATTGCGAACGTAGCCGCTCGATGAAGGCTTTAAgacagtggtctcaaactcaattcctggagggccacagctctgcagagtttagctccaaccagctccaactcacacctgcttggaagtttctagtgatcctgaagaccttgattagctggatcaagtgtgtttgattagggttggagctaaactgtgcagagctgtggccctccaggaattgagtttgagaccagtGCTTTAAGACCTTGAAGAATCCTCTCCCAACTGGTCGCTCCTGCTTCACAGCGAGTGAGACACTGCGATTCCCTTCTCCGTCCacgttttgatttcagcaagtCAGTTTTTGTGAATGCAAACAACGTGATTACTGATCATGAGCCCAACATCCAGCAAGCCAAGAAAACATGCAATCTACCTGAGGGAAGACGTCTTTCACTTC includes:
- the frmd8 gene encoding FERM domain-containing protein 8 — its product is MEGDDDDFPPEPSEHSHSQRGSVASSVTRAQDLLVYLASDSAVHLTLEGLGCMNAQELGRNVREALNIPNSAVDVFAFWFCSPLLDLQLKPKHLPYKLCRQWQDLLYRFTEAPPEDISQDEPCLLYKRNVFYPRSKELQIEDEGVLRLLYGEAKMNVLEGRYPCDPEHWLTLGALSCAIELGTGLDDQTLTPAIREKKLSSFLPAHAALGGGGFLSTLRGRGGRNAEMEQKLIKEYRSVISSAATGSSLEPIALLHQYLRSCHTLPYYGCAFFMGEIDKPAQGLLHRGGRKAVSVGISLEGVYVMDVKEKHVLLGLKFSELSWDHSYPETEGDSHILWLEFDGEEAGMPVNKLLKIYSKQAELMSGLIEFCVELRSVGESAAAGTDGEVTPSQEPMGRETNEKTQERRQGKLRRQSSVVCSRVHSLNTINYVDDGKEIKRLKPKRAASFFTRQAQPPTYSAVQVTESLEQG